A single region of the Liolophura sinensis isolate JHLJ2023 chromosome 9, CUHK_Ljap_v2, whole genome shotgun sequence genome encodes:
- the LOC135475982 gene encoding endoglucanase E-4-like yields the protein MLYPAVILVALVSSARGVDKIAVVNSWPGGFQGSFCVHANHAYHGWKALVIFSSAVENIETNGADILSLNTDKTEYVLRGKERDPNIARGQCVTVNFTATIAHGSTPTGTVTWLDKFDSTAKETLEVTQSQGKDAPADATPHGHGSTHEKYDYGDVLGKSILFYEAQRSGKLPPNNRVSWRGDSALKDGSDVGHDLTGGWYDAGDFVKFGLPMASTTTLLLWSLIQWPDAYKAAKQLDHMYDCVKWPLDYFIKCHTGPNEFYVQVGDGYIDHDYWGRPEQMTMKRPSFKVDAHHPGSDVAGETAAAMAAGYIAFKQRDSHYAGTLLAHARQLYKFATTYKGKYSTSVPKVVEFYESDGYIDELTWAGAWLYKATGEQKYLDEAQANYRLGASGPAWALDWDSKEAGAQLLLYEITKDTAYKNDITHFLRNWMPGGNVPYTPKGLAYRDKWGPNAYAANAALVALMAAENGLNVDKYRAWAEKQINYILGDAGHSFVVGFGNNPPVRPHHAASSCPNRPANCDWDSFDSHGPNPQILFGAVVGGPDKHDVYKDDRKDYVKNEVACDYNSGFQASVAGLKHLALIGELPREY from the exons ACCAATGGTGCGGATATTTTGTCTTTGAACACCGACAAAACAGAATATGTATTGAGAGGAAAAGAACGTGATCCGAACATTGCGAGAGGACAGTGTGTAACGGTCAACTTTACCGCCACAATAGCACACGGCAGCACCCCAACAGGAACGGTAACATGGCTGGACAAGTTCGACTCTACAGCAAAAGAAACCCTTGAAGTTACTCAGTCTCAAGGCAAGGACGCACCAGCAGACGCCACCCCTCACGGGCACGGAT caaccCATGAAAAGTACGATTATGGTGATGTTTTGGGAAAGTCCATTCTATTTTACGAAGCGCAAAGATCTGGCAAACTTCCACCAAATAACAGAGTTTCTTGGCGAGGTGACTCCGCACTGAAAGACGGCTCTGACGTAGGTCATGACCTTACAGGAGGATGGTATGATG CTGGCGATTTCGTTAAATTCGGCTTACCTATggcttcaacaacaacattactGCTGTGGAGTTTGATTCAGTGGCCTGACGCGTACAAGGCCGCCAAACAGCTGGACCACATGTATGACTGCGTGAAATGGCCGCTGGACTACTTTATCAAGTGCCACACCGGTCCTAACGAATTCTACGTCCAG GTTGGAGATGGGTACATAGACCACGATTATTGGGGACGGCCGGAACAGATGACAATGAAGAGACCCTCGTTTAAGGTCGACGCGCATCATCCCGGAAGTGACGTAGCGGGAGAGACAGCTGCCGCTATGGCAGCTGGCTATATTGCTTTTAAACAAAGAG ATTCCCACTATGCTGGGACTTTGTTGGCCCACGCCAGGCAGCTCTACAAGTTCGCAACAACATACAAAGGGAAGTATTCCACGTCTGTTCCCAAAGTCGTAGAGTTTTACGA ATCGGACGGTTACATAGACGAGTTAACGTGGGCCGGCGCATGGCTGTACAAGGCCACGGGGGAGCAGAAATACTTGGACGAAGCCCAGGCCAATTACAGACTTGGGGCCTCCGGACCGGCTTGGGCCTTAGACTGGGACAGCAAGGAAGCGGGGGCTCAG ctgctcctgtacgagataaCCAAGGACACCGCATACAAAAATGACATCACTCATTTTCTGAGGAATTGGATGCCAGGTGGGAATGTGCCTTATACCCCTAAGGGCCTGGCTTACCGGGACAAGTGGGGACCAAACGCCTACGCAG CTAACGCTGCCCTTGTCGCTCTAATGGCGGCAGAAAATGGTCTCAATGTCGACAAGTACCGCGCATGGGCAGAGAAGCAGATCAACTACATTCTTGGAGACGCTGGCCACAGTTTCGTAGTTGGCTTTGGAAATAATCCCCCGGTGAGGCCTCACCATGCGGCCAG TTCCTGCCCAAATCGCCCTGCAAACTGTGATTGGGACAGCTTTGATAGTCACGGGCCAAATCCCCAGATTCTGTTCGGGGCGGTGGTAGGTGGTCCGGACAAACACGACGTGTACAAAGACGACCGAAAGGATTACGTCAAGAACGAAGTGGCTTGTGATTACAACTCAGGATTTCAGGCTTCAGTCGCAG GTTTAAAGCACTTGGCGCTGATTGGCGAGCTCCCTCGTGAATACTAA